One genomic window of Lepeophtheirus salmonis chromosome 5, UVic_Lsal_1.4, whole genome shotgun sequence includes the following:
- the LOC121117568 gene encoding uncharacterized protein — MREELSDRLRLSEARVQVWFQNRRAKCRKHESHHFKGISSSSASITPIGTTTPSSPRLLPLLKSNSIPLGSAASSNNNKVYHPGVVPSTTKSTSEILLKTKTDKQDPSPPYNSTLNTTSSIVSSISSGILHERLMEHVLKNMEPPTLPPPPPLMSPEQYTAVAMAAFGAAAASESFHHHTSSSSPNRLVGQSFLMSSLLSSSKSWISRDPFSPSSSPYGLGSFLPSSSNLFSHPSHPPFSSSSLSNLPPSEMIEKSSSIADLRYKAKKHQEALGIISDPH, encoded by the exons ATGAGGGAAGAGTTGAGTGATCGACTTCGTTTAAGTGAGGCTCGTGTTCAGGTCTGGTTTCAAAACCGGCGAGCTAAATGTAGAAAGCACGAGAGTCATCACTTCAAGGGGATTTCATCCTCATCGGCTTCCATCACGCCCATCGGTACAACGACGCCTTCATCTCCACGACTTCTACCTCTCCTTAAATCCAATAGCATTCCACTCGGCAGTGCTGCTAGCAGTAACAACAATAAGGTGTACCATCCAGGAGTTGTTCCCTCGACGACGAAAAGTACCTCCGAGATccttctaaaaacaaaaacagacaaGCAGGATCCTTCACCGCCATATAATAGTACCCTTAACACGACATCTTCCATCGTTTCCTCTATCTCTAGTGGTATTCTACATGAGCGTCTCATGGAACATGTTCTGAAAAATATGGAACCTCCTACACTCCCACCACCTCCCCCTCTCATGAGTCCGGAGCAG TATACAGCTGTTGCAATGGCTGCCTTTGGAGCAGCAGCCGCCTCCGAGTCCTTTCATCATCATACATCTTCCTCATCGCCAAACCGTCTGGTGGGACAGTCCTTTCTTATGAGCTCACTTCTTTCATCATCCAAATCCTGGATATCTCGAGATCCCTTTTCCCCATCTTCATCACCTTATGGTCTCGGATCCTTTCTACCTTCCTCTTCAAATCTCTTCTCTCATCCTTCACATCCACCCTTCTCTTCCTCCTCTTTAAGCAACTTGCCTCCTTCTGAAATGATTGAAAAGTCTTCCAGCATAGCTGATCTTCGCTACAAAGCCAAAAAACACCAAGAGGCACTCGGGATCATATCAGATCCCCATTGA